In the Longimicrobiales bacterium genome, one interval contains:
- a CDS encoding NAD(P)-binding domain-containing protein yields MSDPNAPVCVIGAGPGGLLAAVALKKRGIPFEILDAGRQVGGIWDIDRDETPMYESAHFISSKTLSAFPDFPMPESFPDYPRYDKIFEYIQSYARHHDLEKNVTFGARVESATRHEQGGWTVTLGSSEERSYRALCVAAGNNWIPRLPELAGSFEGEDYHSFNYRSPAEFEGKRVLIVGAGNSGADIACDAARNADKAFLSLRRGYYFVPKFIFGQPADVFAHNGPQLPSWLEERVFGFLMNTFLVGDLTKYGLPKPDHGILRSHPILNTQILHHLGHGDIEARGDVTALDGRTVRFADGSTEGIDLIVWATGYERRFPFLSEDDVDERDGIIDLYLRAFHRRHPDLFFMGSFETDGGAYGLYGQQAEMIAAYLDPALSDQARSAFDALRATDRPHLRGSRQYLDSPRHAYYVKGDVYEKALDKAARALRA; encoded by the coding sequence ATGAGTGACCCCAACGCACCCGTCTGCGTGATCGGAGCCGGTCCCGGCGGCCTCTTGGCCGCCGTAGCCCTCAAGAAACGCGGAATCCCCTTCGAGATCTTGGACGCCGGCCGACAGGTCGGTGGCATTTGGGATATCGATCGAGACGAGACACCGATGTACGAGTCGGCACATTTCATTTCGTCGAAGACGTTGTCCGCGTTCCCAGATTTCCCCATGCCGGAGTCGTTCCCGGACTATCCACGGTACGACAAGATCTTCGAGTACATCCAGTCGTATGCGCGGCACCACGACTTGGAGAAAAACGTCACGTTCGGAGCGCGCGTCGAATCGGCCACTCGGCACGAACAGGGTGGCTGGACGGTGACGCTCGGTTCCAGTGAAGAGCGCTCGTACCGGGCCTTGTGCGTTGCAGCAGGCAACAATTGGATCCCGCGCCTTCCTGAACTCGCCGGATCGTTCGAAGGGGAGGACTACCACTCCTTCAACTACCGCTCCCCCGCGGAATTCGAAGGCAAACGGGTGCTCATTGTCGGGGCCGGCAACTCAGGCGCGGACATCGCGTGTGACGCCGCGAGAAACGCGGACAAGGCATTTCTCAGCCTGCGCCGGGGCTACTACTTCGTGCCGAAGTTCATCTTCGGACAGCCAGCTGACGTCTTTGCACACAACGGCCCGCAATTACCGAGCTGGCTCGAAGAGCGCGTCTTCGGATTTTTGATGAACACGTTTCTCGTCGGAGACCTCACGAAATACGGCCTGCCGAAGCCCGACCACGGCATCCTCAGGTCGCACCCGATCCTCAATACACAGATCCTGCATCACCTCGGACATGGTGACATCGAGGCGAGGGGTGACGTGACAGCGCTCGATGGCCGGACGGTGCGGTTCGCCGACGGCTCGACAGAGGGCATCGACCTCATCGTTTGGGCGACCGGCTACGAGCGCCGTTTCCCCTTTCTCTCCGAGGACGACGTCGACGAGCGGGACGGGATCATCGACCTCTACCTCCGTGCGTTCCACCGGAGGCACCCCGACCTCTTCTTCATGGGGTCGTTCGAGACAGATGGAGGGGCGTACGGGCTGTACGGACAACAGGCCGAGATGATCGCCGCCTACCTAGACCCTGCCCTATCCGATCAAGCCCGCAGCGCCTTCGACGCACTGCGCGCGACGGACCGTCCGCACCTCCGCGGCAGCCGCCAGTACCTCGACTCGCCAAGACACGCGTACTACGTGAAAGGCGATGTGTACGAGAAGGCGCTGGACAAGGCTGCTCGAGCCCTGAGGGCCTAG
- a CDS encoding DUF5916 domain-containing protein, whose protein sequence is MRRHSALLAFSVVALSTFAAVPITVQAQSVLPNVITDAERPRVRAVEVTEPIEVDGWLTESVWRGQALGGFIQAEPREGDPATEETEVWVAYDGANLYIAAYLHDSQEPIVNDIRKDFGESTQDVFQVILDTFRDRRNGYVFLTNAEGARGDRQVANEGREINASWDAIWRVETQKVQDGWTLEMEIPFRALRFEPGSDAWGINFGRTLRRNNEASYWAPIPRAYTFNRLSLAGDLEGLPSTSPGRDLRVKPFVLGGTVRETGGTDFERQNEVGIDVKYRLTEGLTLDVTANPDFAQVEADQQRVNLTQFSQFFQEKREFFLENSGLFYVGDAARNLRIRLTPTPDEDLLLFHSRSIGISDDGRAVPIRAGTRVTGQAAGLVIGALWMRTDEFGGAPGNDYAVVRVRKNVLRGSDIGGIVLLRDAVGDESSYNRVFGGDAYIRFPGEIDWSTYVVGSESPAFDDGQYAWRTSINREGNFHHLKFGAMELGEGFTNDLGFFKRTGVRKWFADWGIRPRPESFRRFGVREIHPHITWNLYDDLDGRIRAKRLHSGVTFFLETGGNIQLAMDKSTERIDAPFTIDSRVDAIPVGRHDWESWVLSGSTNSSRVLSFNYRLTQGGLWTGQQKAFSGGFTFRPSYQFRTTMSVSHTDIDLKQPIAEFTKTFWTSRTNYSFNKDMFIDALVQFDPATNRLNSNVRFNLIHSPLSDLFVVWNEQRFETGEGIIPGRSLTVKFTKMFAF, encoded by the coding sequence TTGCGTAGGCATTCCGCGCTTCTCGCTTTCTCTGTGGTAGCGCTTTCCACCTTTGCCGCTGTCCCCATCACGGTGCAGGCCCAGTCCGTCCTTCCCAACGTGATCACCGACGCCGAGCGGCCTCGGGTTCGTGCAGTCGAGGTGACCGAACCCATCGAGGTCGACGGCTGGCTGACCGAGTCGGTATGGCGGGGCCAGGCCCTGGGCGGCTTCATCCAAGCCGAGCCGCGAGAGGGTGATCCCGCGACGGAAGAGACGGAGGTCTGGGTCGCCTACGACGGCGCCAACCTGTACATCGCCGCGTATCTGCACGACTCGCAGGAGCCCATCGTCAACGACATCCGGAAGGACTTTGGCGAGTCGACGCAGGATGTCTTCCAGGTCATCCTCGACACCTTCCGCGACCGGCGAAACGGGTACGTCTTCCTGACGAACGCGGAAGGCGCGCGGGGTGATCGCCAGGTGGCCAACGAGGGGCGCGAGATCAACGCCTCTTGGGATGCGATCTGGCGCGTCGAGACTCAGAAGGTCCAGGACGGTTGGACGCTCGAGATGGAGATCCCCTTCCGGGCCCTCCGCTTCGAGCCGGGTAGCGACGCATGGGGCATCAACTTCGGGCGCACGCTTCGCCGCAACAACGAAGCTTCCTATTGGGCGCCCATCCCGCGTGCCTACACGTTCAACCGTCTCTCCCTCGCCGGCGACTTGGAAGGTCTCCCGTCCACGTCACCCGGCCGGGACCTGCGGGTGAAGCCGTTCGTGCTCGGAGGCACGGTGCGCGAGACGGGCGGCACAGACTTCGAACGCCAGAACGAAGTCGGCATCGATGTGAAGTACCGACTCACCGAAGGCCTCACGCTCGACGTTACCGCGAACCCTGACTTCGCTCAGGTCGAGGCGGACCAGCAACGGGTGAACCTGACACAGTTCTCTCAGTTCTTTCAGGAAAAGAGGGAGTTCTTCCTAGAGAACTCAGGTCTGTTCTATGTAGGCGATGCCGCGCGTAATCTGCGTATCAGACTCACGCCGACCCCCGACGAAGATCTTCTGCTCTTCCACAGCCGAAGCATCGGGATCAGCGACGACGGCCGAGCCGTGCCTATCCGGGCGGGGACTAGGGTCACGGGTCAGGCCGCAGGCCTCGTCATCGGCGCCCTTTGGATGCGCACCGACGAATTCGGAGGAGCACCCGGCAATGACTATGCGGTGGTGCGCGTGCGAAAAAATGTTCTTCGGGGCTCTGACATCGGCGGGATCGTGCTTCTGCGCGACGCCGTGGGCGATGAGTCCAGCTACAACCGTGTCTTCGGGGGAGACGCGTACATCCGGTTCCCCGGAGAGATCGATTGGAGCACTTATGTGGTCGGCTCCGAGTCACCCGCGTTCGATGACGGCCAGTACGCGTGGCGCACTTCGATCAACCGCGAGGGCAATTTTCATCACCTCAAGTTTGGGGCGATGGAGCTTGGTGAGGGCTTCACCAACGATCTGGGGTTCTTCAAGCGGACTGGTGTCCGGAAGTGGTTCGCCGACTGGGGTATTAGGCCCAGGCCTGAATCGTTCAGGCGCTTCGGCGTGCGAGAGATCCATCCGCACATCACGTGGAATCTGTACGATGACCTCGACGGCCGGATCCGCGCGAAGCGTCTACACAGCGGTGTGACGTTCTTCCTGGAAACGGGCGGCAACATCCAGCTCGCGATGGACAAGTCGACGGAGCGTATCGACGCACCCTTCACGATCGACTCTCGTGTCGACGCGATTCCCGTTGGGCGGCACGATTGGGAGTCCTGGGTTCTCTCCGGTAGCACGAACTCGAGTCGCGTGCTCTCGTTCAACTATCGATTGACGCAAGGCGGTCTGTGGACCGGTCAGCAAAAGGCCTTCTCTGGCGGATTCACGTTCCGCCCGTCCTACCAATTCCGGACGACGATGAGCGTCAGCCATACGGATATCGATCTGAAGCAGCCCATCGCCGAGTTTACGAAGACGTTCTGGACGTCGCGCACGAACTACTCGTTCAACAAAGACATGTTCATTGATGCGCTCGTTCAGTTCGACCCGGCGACGAATCGACTCAACTCCAACGTGCGTTTCAACCTGATCCACTCGCCATTGAGCGATCTGTTCGTCGTATGGAATGAGCAGCGCTTCGAAACGGGCGAGGGGATCATCCCGGGGCGTAGTCTGACGGTGAAGTTCACGAAGATGTTCGCGTTCTAA
- a CDS encoding type II toxin-antitoxin system PemK/MazF family toxin: MKTTLGIALTSNPRLVAVPGNVLLPTSKTGLPPDSVANVTQLVTLDESYLAERAGRIPRKLMVRVDAGLKLVLDL; this comes from the coding sequence TTGAAGACGACCCTAGGCATCGCTCTTACCTCGAACCCTCGACTCGTCGCGGTGCCGGGCAACGTCCTGCTTCCCACCAGCAAGACCGGCCTACCGCCGGATTCCGTCGCGAACGTGACGCAGCTCGTGACGCTCGATGAGAGCTACTTGGCGGAGCGGGCAGGCCGCATTCCGCGGAAGCTCATGGTACGAGTCGACGCTGGACTGAAGTTGGTGCTGGACCTGTAG
- a CDS encoding DUF4159 domain-containing protein, with the protein MRLPTQASSALAVVAVSLLSGACTYEGEERTAEITLGSSYMAQQAPQQSPTAARPNGAYDGRQPRMVEGELPGKYPFYWTRAIYSGYRGGRGWRQSWATDYPKGDQQFLVVLKRLVRLNAYDWDNAVRLDDPQLRRFPVLYAVEVGGMDMTNAEVEGLRGYLDAGGFLIVDDFWGSREWDIFEYNIRRVYPDRPIIDIGIEHPLYSAYYQIDEVMQVPARGRGIRGRPTEECYGCRAAVRGMMDDDGRLSVIINFNTDLGDAWEWAEDPYYPLKYSTYAYEIGANMIVYAMSH; encoded by the coding sequence ATGAGGCTTCCCACCCAAGCCAGCTCCGCGCTGGCCGTTGTAGCGGTGTCGCTATTGAGCGGCGCCTGCACATACGAGGGAGAGGAACGCACAGCAGAGATCACCCTGGGGTCATCCTATATGGCCCAACAGGCGCCGCAGCAATCACCCACGGCCGCTCGGCCCAACGGCGCCTACGACGGTCGCCAGCCGCGAATGGTCGAGGGTGAGCTCCCAGGCAAATACCCGTTCTACTGGACCCGGGCGATCTACTCCGGCTACCGAGGCGGGCGCGGCTGGAGGCAGTCCTGGGCCACGGACTATCCCAAGGGTGATCAGCAATTCCTCGTCGTGCTGAAACGACTGGTCCGTTTGAATGCCTATGACTGGGACAACGCGGTCCGCCTGGACGACCCGCAGCTGCGTCGTTTCCCGGTGCTCTATGCGGTCGAGGTGGGCGGCATGGATATGACGAACGCCGAAGTCGAAGGCCTTCGCGGGTACCTCGACGCAGGGGGTTTCCTGATCGTCGATGATTTCTGGGGCTCTCGCGAGTGGGACATCTTCGAGTACAACATCCGTAGGGTTTATCCCGATCGGCCGATCATCGATATCGGGATCGAACATCCGTTGTACTCGGCGTACTACCAGATCGACGAGGTCATGCAGGTTCCAGCCCGGGGTCGTGGCATCCGCGGCCGTCCCACGGAAGAGTGCTACGGCTGTCGCGCCGCGGTCCGGGGCATGATGGACGATGACGGCCGTCTGAGCGTGATCATCAACTTCAACACAGACCTCGGAGACGCCTGGGAGTGGGCAGAGGACCCGTACTATCCACTCAAGTATTCGACGTACGCCTATGAGATAGGTGCGAACATGATCGTCTACGCCATGAGCCACTGA
- a CDS encoding tetratricopeptide repeat protein: MKTARLLPVLALLCAVPVSGQDTQPANSSGSDARTAMRSGDYEGAEDTFRQLLREDATLWQARADFVELLTWTGRYELAEELARAAPDALPMANSLGAVLVLRGDLDGAEAAFRHAVDDGAPDALTAEVNLAELLFGRGQINDAMQRFDRFIDIYNNADGRLRATDLVAVGRAVHYLGRNESAMFGDALRAFDEATSLDASWSEPSVRAGDLFLEKYSSPEAKTEYEKALARNPRHPGALLGMAKALSFDNAPGAGSVLTQILEINPNHVEARSIIAAQHLTREGIAEAKEEAETALAVNPQSLIALTTLAASQLVAGELAAFQATRSRALDINPRYAALDTELAEISVQTRRYAQAVERAQAAVALDDAAWEAWGLLGMNQLRVGDIEEGHANIEKAFAGDPFNPWFKNTLDLLDTFERFEVHPTEHFELFLHGTEADLLATYLAPIAEEAYDSLAKRYGVEPPLPVRAEFFPSHADFSVRTLGEAGLGALGVSFGSVLVMDSPAARAVGDYNWASVFWHELSHTFHLGMTDNRVPRWFSEGLAVHEQRQARSGWGHQPNIPFLQALRDGELKKVSELNDGFMRPDFPQQVIFSYYQASLVFQVLEEQYGFQAIRDMLEGYKNGATTPDLFQSVLGCSIEDFDNEFEDYLQERFRSPLQGLVELGETPDQSAGVEALQTFVRTHPGDLLGRIRLGVTLVTEERWDEAESHLDEALRIFPDYSGPDSPLWWLAQVYRSRGDIEGAAASLDRLNSLSESNYNALVLQADLLEQLGRPEAAAAALDKAVLVWPYEVEVHERLANLHDNVGDYTGAVRERAAVVALNPTDMAEAYYLLALAHQRASDTPSARRAVLQALDIAPNYDAALELLLLLRSGNGATS, from the coding sequence TTGAAGACGGCGCGACTCCTACCTGTGCTCGCACTGCTATGCGCGGTTCCCGTCTCGGGCCAAGACACTCAGCCGGCTAACTCGTCCGGCAGTGATGCCCGCACGGCCATGCGCAGCGGAGACTACGAAGGTGCTGAGGACACGTTCCGGCAGCTCCTGCGCGAGGACGCAACACTCTGGCAGGCTCGAGCAGATTTCGTGGAGCTCCTCACGTGGACAGGGAGGTACGAACTCGCGGAAGAACTCGCTCGTGCCGCACCGGACGCGCTGCCCATGGCCAACAGCCTAGGGGCAGTACTCGTCCTACGCGGAGACTTGGACGGAGCAGAGGCGGCCTTCCGTCACGCAGTCGACGACGGAGCGCCAGACGCGCTCACCGCAGAGGTGAATCTGGCTGAGCTTCTCTTCGGCCGTGGCCAGATCAATGACGCCATGCAGCGCTTCGACCGCTTCATCGACATCTACAACAACGCGGACGGGCGTCTGCGTGCGACTGATCTCGTCGCAGTGGGTCGGGCCGTTCACTACTTGGGCCGAAATGAGTCCGCCATGTTCGGCGATGCCCTGCGCGCCTTCGACGAAGCCACGAGCCTGGACGCGAGCTGGTCGGAGCCGAGTGTCCGGGCTGGCGACCTCTTCCTGGAGAAGTACTCGAGCCCCGAGGCCAAAACCGAGTACGAAAAGGCACTCGCACGAAATCCGCGTCATCCAGGTGCTCTCCTGGGCATGGCGAAGGCACTTTCGTTCGACAACGCGCCAGGTGCCGGCAGCGTCCTCACCCAAATCCTCGAGATCAATCCGAATCACGTCGAGGCACGCTCGATCATCGCCGCCCAACACCTGACTCGGGAAGGTATCGCAGAGGCGAAGGAAGAGGCCGAGACCGCACTGGCTGTGAACCCGCAGTCGCTCATCGCGCTCACCACACTCGCCGCGTCCCAGTTGGTGGCGGGAGAGTTGGCGGCGTTCCAGGCCACGCGCAGCCGAGCGCTCGATATCAACCCGCGCTACGCCGCCTTGGATACCGAGCTTGCCGAAATCTCCGTGCAAACCCGCCGGTACGCCCAAGCCGTAGAGCGTGCCCAAGCCGCTGTCGCCCTAGACGATGCCGCATGGGAAGCCTGGGGCCTGCTCGGAATGAACCAGCTCAGGGTAGGAGATATAGAAGAAGGCCACGCCAACATCGAAAAGGCATTCGCGGGCGATCCTTTCAACCCTTGGTTCAAAAACACCCTGGATCTGCTCGACACCTTCGAGCGCTTTGAAGTGCACCCGACCGAACACTTCGAACTCTTCTTACACGGGACTGAAGCTGACCTGCTGGCCACCTACCTCGCCCCGATCGCTGAAGAGGCCTACGACTCCCTAGCGAAGCGCTACGGAGTGGAGCCGCCACTCCCTGTGAGAGCCGAGTTCTTCCCGAGTCACGCAGATTTTTCAGTGCGCACTTTGGGCGAGGCTGGGCTTGGCGCCCTGGGCGTCAGCTTTGGCTCGGTGCTCGTAATGGATTCACCGGCTGCACGCGCCGTCGGCGACTACAACTGGGCCTCAGTCTTTTGGCACGAACTGTCCCACACGTTCCACCTGGGCATGACGGACAACCGTGTGCCTCGTTGGTTCTCAGAAGGGCTTGCCGTCCATGAGCAACGGCAGGCGCGCAGCGGCTGGGGACATCAGCCCAACATCCCGTTTCTGCAGGCGCTGCGGGACGGCGAGCTGAAAAAGGTCTCTGAATTGAATGACGGCTTCATGCGGCCGGACTTTCCGCAGCAGGTCATCTTCTCTTACTACCAAGCGTCCTTGGTCTTTCAGGTCCTCGAAGAGCAGTACGGTTTCCAAGCCATCCGGGACATGCTTGAGGGCTACAAGAACGGCGCCACCACCCCAGATCTGTTCCAATCGGTCCTCGGCTGCTCGATCGAAGACTTCGACAACGAATTCGAGGATTACCTACAGGAGCGGTTCCGCAGCCCGCTCCAGGGCCTCGTCGAACTCGGAGAGACTCCCGATCAGTCCGCCGGCGTCGAAGCCTTACAGACCTTCGTTCGAACCCACCCGGGCGACCTACTCGGACGGATCCGCTTAGGGGTAACGCTGGTCACTGAAGAACGGTGGGACGAAGCCGAGTCTCACTTGGACGAGGCGCTCCGCATCTTCCCTGACTATTCAGGTCCGGACAGTCCGCTCTGGTGGCTCGCCCAGGTGTATCGCTCGCGTGGAGACATTGAAGGCGCAGCGGCTTCACTCGACCGACTCAATTCCCTCTCCGAGTCGAACTACAACGCTCTGGTCCTGCAAGCGGATCTGCTCGAACAGCTCGGGCGGCCTGAGGCAGCGGCCGCAGCGCTCGACAAAGCCGTGCTCGTGTGGCCGTATGAAGTCGAAGTGCACGAACGACTGGCCAATCTCCACGACAACGTCGGTGACTACACCGGCGCGGTCAGAGAGCGCGCGGCCGTGGTCGCGCTGAATCCGACGGATATGGCCGAAGCGTACTACCTGCTCGCCCTGGCGCATCAGCGTGCATCCGACACGCCATCTGCCCGCCGAGCGGTTCTCCAGGCGCTCGATATCGCACCCAACTACGACGCAGCGCTCGAACTCCTCCTACTGCTGCGCTCGGGCAATGGGGCTACATCATGA
- a CDS encoding DUF4159 domain-containing protein has protein sequence MIVRSLAALLVVGSAATYYVSARPGPELADLPTAASPAPQSYQDINAPYDAKYHFVRIRYDVGNSGLAGFGRRRRGGREPAWAHDYPRAERNFLQILNETTFVDSQTEGSNVITLDDPEFFKYPIAYIVEVGSWNPTDEEITNLGAYLNKGGFLIVDDTRNERGYELQNFAFHMDRALPGLLLVSLDHDHEIFDSFFRIDPLKVIPPYGPRNVQYYAIFEDNDPTKRMMVLLNLNNDIAEYWEYSGQGYAPIDLENEAYKLGVNYIVYALTH, from the coding sequence ATGATTGTAAGAAGCCTCGCTGCTCTGCTCGTCGTGGGATCGGCCGCGACGTACTACGTGTCGGCTCGTCCGGGCCCTGAACTGGCGGACCTTCCAACCGCGGCTTCGCCTGCCCCGCAGTCGTATCAGGACATCAACGCACCGTACGACGCCAAGTACCACTTCGTACGCATACGCTACGACGTGGGCAACAGCGGCCTCGCGGGCTTTGGGCGACGGAGAAGAGGCGGCCGCGAACCCGCATGGGCGCACGACTACCCCCGGGCCGAAAGGAATTTTTTGCAGATCCTCAACGAGACCACGTTCGTCGATTCCCAGACCGAGGGTTCGAACGTCATCACGCTGGATGACCCTGAGTTCTTCAAGTATCCCATCGCTTATATCGTCGAGGTCGGATCATGGAATCCGACTGACGAGGAAATCACCAACCTGGGGGCCTACCTCAACAAGGGTGGATTCCTGATCGTCGACGACACCCGTAACGAGCGCGGCTACGAACTCCAGAACTTCGCGTTCCACATGGATCGCGCACTCCCTGGGCTCCTCCTCGTGTCTCTCGATCACGATCACGAAATCTTCGATTCCTTTTTTAGAATCGATCCGCTCAAGGTCATTCCGCCCTACGGGCCCAGAAACGTCCAGTACTACGCAATCTTCGAGGACAACGACCCCACGAAGCGCATGATGGTGTTGTTGAACCTCAACAACGACATCGCTGAGTACTGGGAATACAGCGGTCAGGGCTACGCCCCGATCGACTTGGAAAACGAAGCGTACAAGCTAGGTGTCAACTATATCGTGTACGCCCTCACACACTGA
- a CDS encoding AAA family ATPase: MTDDAIGTVELDNADDVALADKMKHGRKQIISELRKLIVGQEQVIEEVLLTLFVGGNSLLMGVPGLAKTLLIHTIAQVVDLNFSRIQFTPDLMPSDITGTDIIQEDSETGRREMVFAPGPVFSNIVLADEINRTPPKTQAALLEAMQEHRVTVQGHTYTLKEPFYVFATQNPIELEGTYPLPEAQLDRFMFEIVIEHLSEEEEMEVVRSTTGILKPEFSHAVTGPDLLAFQELVRRVPVSESVLRYAVNLVRASRPSANGDSPDFVKKWIAYGASVRAAQYLVLGSKAKALTQGRYHVSFDDIKSLAHPVLRHRILTNFHAESEGRTTGEIIDRLLEHVPVPTSGM; this comes from the coding sequence TTGACTGACGACGCGATCGGAACCGTCGAACTCGACAATGCCGACGACGTAGCACTCGCGGACAAGATGAAGCATGGCCGCAAGCAGATAATCAGCGAGCTTCGCAAGCTGATCGTCGGGCAGGAACAGGTCATCGAGGAGGTCCTCCTCACACTCTTCGTAGGCGGCAACTCGTTGCTCATGGGTGTGCCGGGCCTCGCGAAGACGCTTCTCATCCACACCATCGCCCAGGTCGTGGATCTGAACTTCTCTCGTATTCAGTTCACCCCGGACCTGATGCCGTCGGACATCACTGGAACGGACATCATTCAGGAAGACTCCGAGACGGGTCGTCGTGAGATGGTGTTTGCCCCCGGCCCGGTGTTCTCCAACATCGTGCTCGCGGATGAAATCAACCGGACTCCGCCAAAGACCCAGGCAGCGCTGCTCGAGGCTATGCAGGAGCACCGGGTCACAGTCCAGGGCCACACGTACACGCTCAAGGAGCCGTTCTACGTCTTTGCGACGCAGAACCCCATCGAACTCGAAGGAACGTATCCGCTCCCTGAGGCACAACTCGATCGCTTCATGTTCGAGATCGTCATAGAGCACCTTTCGGAAGAAGAAGAGATGGAGGTCGTTCGCAGCACGACGGGCATCTTGAAGCCGGAGTTCAGCCACGCGGTTACCGGGCCAGACCTTCTCGCCTTCCAAGAACTCGTTCGCCGCGTTCCGGTTTCGGAGTCCGTGCTCCGTTACGCCGTGAACCTGGTTCGGGCCAGCCGTCCCAGCGCGAACGGAGACTCACCAGACTTCGTGAAAAAGTGGATCGCCTACGGCGCGTCCGTCCGAGCCGCTCAGTACTTGGTGCTCGGCTCGAAAGCGAAGGCGCTCACTCAAGGCCGTTACCACGTGTCGTTCGACGACATCAAGTCACTGGCACACCCGGTCCTGAGGCACCGTATTCTCACGAACTTCCACGCGGAGTCCGAGGGTCGCACAACAGGCGAGATCATCGACCGGTTGCTCGAGCACGTCCCTGTCCCCACTTCAGGGATGTAG
- a CDS encoding DUF58 domain-containing protein: MPAHTKAPAASGGAQFLDPAVLARINNLELLARTVVDGFLTGLHRSPHLGFSTDFAEHRPYMPGDDIRRIDWRLFARSDRHYIKLFEAQTNANFAVLLDVSSSMKYGSHSVTKLDYSRYLAACLSFFSNRQRDRVGLVTFDEDIVDYVPPSMKHFDTILHSLDRAQPARKGSLNAPFLKVAELLRRKGILVVISDLYEEPDDILEAIGPLRARGHDVIVFHVLDPAELTFPFEDPSAFQDIETGAQIPVVPARLKEDYLRLMGAHLTTVEKRFTDNRIDYQLLDTSQPLDIALFKYLLARERLSKKR; encoded by the coding sequence TTGCCCGCACACACGAAAGCTCCGGCCGCCTCAGGCGGCGCGCAGTTCCTCGATCCGGCTGTACTCGCTCGGATCAACAACTTGGAACTGCTCGCGCGCACAGTAGTCGACGGATTCCTCACGGGCCTGCACCGCTCCCCACACCTCGGGTTCAGCACGGACTTTGCGGAGCACCGACCGTACATGCCGGGGGACGACATCCGGCGTATCGACTGGAGACTCTTCGCTCGCTCCGATCGGCATTACATCAAGCTGTTCGAGGCCCAAACGAACGCGAACTTCGCCGTGCTGCTCGACGTGTCGAGTTCTATGAAGTACGGGAGCCATTCGGTCACGAAGCTCGACTACTCTCGCTATCTCGCGGCATGCCTGTCGTTCTTTTCAAACCGACAGCGCGACCGAGTGGGGTTGGTCACATTCGACGAGGACATCGTCGACTACGTGCCACCGTCGATGAAACATTTCGACACGATTCTTCACTCGCTAGACCGGGCACAGCCGGCGCGCAAAGGCTCACTTAATGCGCCCTTCTTGAAGGTCGCCGAGTTGTTACGGCGGAAGGGCATCTTGGTCGTCATTTCGGACTTATATGAAGAGCCGGATGACATTCTGGAGGCGATCGGTCCTCTGCGTGCCCGCGGCCACGACGTGATCGTGTTCCACGTCTTGGATCCCGCCGAGCTGACCTTTCCGTTCGAGGATCCATCAGCGTTCCAAGACATAGAGACCGGCGCGCAGATACCCGTCGTTCCAGCACGCCTGAAGGAAGACTACCTGCGACTGATGGGTGCCCACCTGACTACAGTCGAGAAACGCTTCACCGACAACCGCATCGACTATCAGTTGCTCGACACTTCCCAGCCGTTGGACATCGCGTTGTTCAAATACCTGCTGGCCCGCGAACGGTTGAGTAAGAAACGATGA